The Podospora pseudoanserina strain CBS 124.78 chromosome 7 map unlocalized CBS124.78p_7, whole genome shotgun sequence region gtgttgaatgatttgggggagaagctgatgaaggaggagtgggtggttgagaggggggtttcTTCGGGGACCGAGGGTGAGAAGGaaagggcggcggtggtttcGGTTGGTATTGCGGCTGGACGTGGGGCGTCTCCAGTAACGAGTGATACTGAGAGGGATGAGAGTCCTGGGAGTGAAcagttgctgctgttgacgcCTCGGGGCCAAGCGACAACTGCTGAACCGACAACAAATGTCAGCGCAGAGGCTGTAAATAGGGAATCGGTCAGGATACCGGTCGTGGTGGAGAAACAGCCCATCTTTCAGAGGGTGTGTCACGGGGGAATCTATGGCTGGCGGCCCGAGATCCTCACAGCACAACAGATACGACAGACATGGCGCCACGTTGTTTTGGCCTTGAATCTCGTCATCATGTCTGTGGTTGTGGCATCATGGATATCTTACCGGGTGCCTCCGGAAGGATTCGACTGTCGTAACGCAGGGCAGGCGGCGCTCTTGATAATGTGGTTGCTCAGCTTTGTGCTGGACTGTGTCTTTGCATACTACATGGACCGCTGGGGCCATCTCGAGAGTGGGAAGGGATACTGGTATGAGGCTGTGTTTATCAAGGACTTCATCGTGGGATGGGCGGCCGTTGTCATGATTTTGGTTGTCCAAGTAGGCATCTTCAACCGGTGCGACTGCTTCTCGCTTTGGGGAAAGGTCCCGGTTGCTCTGCCGCAGATTCCagaggttgctgctgtgttgATGCATCGTATTTCATTTGAGTGGCCTGCGGTGACATTTGGATGGATTGCTATAGAGCTCGGCATTTGCGCCGTGATTTGGTGGACGTATAGAGATGCCTTTAGCGTGTATAACCAAGAGGACGGGGGTGAGGAGAAATGAAGCCCGCCACCCGTCGGTCATTTCGTGGACGATGTAGCTATACGTACAATGCAGGAGATCAATACGCAACTATTTTGCTGTCATTATGGCCGTGCCAGGTGTGTTAACTGTCATTGAAGCCCTGTTGGCTCTTACTTTGAAGGCCATAAGATAATACAAAGGTGCCCCATTATCTTAAAAGGTCTTAAAGGTACCTAATGGCCAAGTTTTGGCGGTCAGTTCAAGCTGCCACAGAATAGCGCCCCCTGAGAATGCCGCCGGCATTTTGCCCCTGTCTCGGTCCATCGCCAAGTCAGGCAACCAGTGGTGGGTTCCACAACGCTAACATTCTGATCATAACCTGGCATTCGGGTATAAATAACGACATgcaccttacctacctacctacctacctacctacctactctCGAACCCAGCTCAGTTCTCCCATTATGGCCCGTACAACTCAGATTCATAGAGCCCAACGTGATGCTGCCAAGATCGCCCCTCGAACTTGTGTCGTTCAGCCAACCACACCCAATCCGGAAAAGCAACAGCCGTACCAGTATCCCGGCATCAATGTCGACCTCCGCCACCTCTTGCGGCACTGGACTCTCGAACCGGGCGTCGACTATTACCGTGTGGGGTGTTTCGAGGTATCTGGTGCCCACAGCGAGACACAGCCCATCATGGTTCGGGAGGTGGCCATGACCCTTCTCATGGACCGCTTGACCGACAAACCTGGCTGGCATGAAAAGGTCTTTGACGACGAAATCGTTGCCAAATGGAAACAGGAAGCTCTGAGAGCACACGAGGATGACATTTGGaactccatcatcaccgatcAAATCTTGCAAAACCTCGAGGAAATACGGCAAGTACTGGCCAGCGGTGATCCTGACGAAATCGAAGGCTATCCTTGGCACTGGGCTTACCATCCTCAAAAACCAGCGCGCCAGAGGATCATATCAGAGCAGGCGTTTGATTACGTATGTATTCTTTTCCTCATCAGAGTTGCGGCTTGGTACTCATACGACTCCAGTGTATTGCTGAGCTTCGCTGCAAAGCTGTCGAGTTCAACAAAAGTGGCCTGATCTTTACGCTCAACACAAACGAGAACATGGCCATCAAGTCGGACTCTGTTGTCACCGACGAGCTTCGTGAAGACCTCAGAGTCGCCTTCAACAAACTCGTGGCTGAGCAAGGCTCCAACCCTGACTGGCACCCACGGGCTCAAGAGATGGTCCAGGACCTTGTTCACCCGTCCATGCACCCCTTTGTCTACGGGAAATCCCCATTTTTCCAAGACGAGGTTGTGGGGGTCGAGGATGCCGTTGAGAAGTGGGCTGGCAAGGGCCAGGTCATTGAGAAGCCGCTCACCAAACCCCGCGAAGAAATGAGCGACTTTCATGACTACAACGGCCAAGAGTATGCGTTCTGGTCTGAGAAATACCAATGGCTTCCTGCCAACCTAGCCTTTCAGGACGATGGTACAGTCAGGTTCACCAGTtacatcaacaacctgcaCCCAACGAGACACCCTGAGATCTATCGTACCATCGAGCGGCTCATTGACACGGCTATTCCGGCATGGGAACGGGTCTTGAGCGGAAAGGCCACCATCGGTGAACCCTACATCGAAAGGAGGTCCTCCAGCTATCGGAATTGCGGAAAGAAAGTCGTCCCAGTGCAACAGCGGTTTGGGCCCGCTCCAGTATTCTGCAGCGCATATGACAACGACGCTTACGAGGCCCAGCCGGACGATTTGCGGCCCGGACTTATCAGGGAGTGGGAAGAAAAGAATGGCAGGCCTGTTCCATTGGATGATAACGAGCTATACGAGGTGGAGAGCTGGACAGGGCCAGATAAATGGACCTCCAACCCAGAGCAGTACGAGGGTCTTACTCTGGAAGAGCAGAAAGAGAGACTTTTACTCAATTACAAGTGGAAAGAAATTCGGGATGTTATCCTTCCAGAACCTCTGGGCTTTCAGCCAGTCACATACACCACCGAGCACACACTCAGTGAGAAGTTTAAGGAAACCGGTCTTCAGGTCATTGTGAAGATGGCTACGATTGAGCTTACCCCGGAAAAGCCCGACTTCCCGGTTGGAGGTTGGCACGTAAGTGAACCCCTATCTTTACTCCCTTCTGGATAGGTACTGACACCAAGCCTGGGGCTAGATTGAGGGCATGATGAGCGAGCACATTGTTGCCACAGCTCTGTACTACCTTGATTCAGAGAACATCACCACGAGCTCCCTTGAGTTTCGCATGAAAGCAGATGAGCACCCGGATTTGGAAGATACTATCGGGCAGGATAACTATCGGCCTAATGAGGTCATGTTTGGTTGTCGGTTTAGGAACGGAGAAGCTCTGCAGAAGCTCGGCAACGTTGAAACGCGTCAGGGACGCCTTCTTGCCTTCCCAAATGTTTTGTGAGTGGATTCAATCCGAGGTAATAACCTGTTTTGACACATTCGTCTAACCTACTATCTACGAAACAGCCAGCATCGCGTCTCTCCCTTCAGTCTCCAGGACCGGACCAAGCCGGGACATCGACGCTTCATTGCTCTTTGGCTCGTTGATCCACACCAACGAATCATCTCCACTGCCAACGTACCACCGCAACAGCTGGACTGGTGGGCAGAAGCCGTCTTTGGGGACAAGGACCAGGTGGCAAAGGGTGAGCTCCCTTCCGAGGTGTTTCAACTCTTGCTCGAGCAGGGGCTTGCCGACACAATTTCCCCGCCAAAGGAGGTGCTTGACAAGATGAACAATCGGTTGCCGCCTGAACTTGTGAACATGGTTCGCAAGCAGCGAGTTATGCCACAAGCTCTGATGACGAGagaggaggcaaaggagcacaggttgaagttgatggaAGAGCGGAGCACGTTTCACGAAGAGGCAGAGTCATCCTGGACGGGGGTGCAGTTCAACTTTTGCGAACACTAGTCATATCCCCATTATCTTAGGTAGTTATGGAAGTCATGCAGGTGCTTGTAGGTGTTGTccaatggtggtggttattcCCTGGAACGATACGACGCTGACCAAGCTATTTTCACCAAAGGAGATAGTTTGTGATCATGAGCACAACAACGAGCAAGGGGCTGCCCCTCACCGGCAGTTCATTTATATCCGTTGCAACTCTTATATCTTAACCGCCTGCATCGCACGTTGCAGCTGCGTTCACTATGACACCTAGGTAGCAGGTCTCCCGCGTCGCTACCAGACAGTAATAAATGAATCCGGGGTGCTTCCCGCACTTACGCAACTAATAAGAGTCTCTTCTTAGCCTCCACCATGGCAGCAGAGGTAGACTCGGCTCTGCCCGCAGAAGACGCAATCCATACCGAGAAGGCCCTTGGTACACATCCTCATGAGGAGAACCCCCGGTTAGACAAGATCCTTAACCGGAAGTTTGACCTTCACATTCTCCCTTGGTTATTTGGTATCTGGTCAGTGGATTCATATTCACATTCTCACGTTCTCACATTCTCACAACCCCaggctcttctccttcatcgACCGCTCCAACATAGGCAACGCCCGCCTCGCCGGCCTCCCCGAAGACCTCGGCATCGCCGGCGTCGGCACCCAgttcaacctcgccctcctggTCTTTTACATCCCCTACATTCTCGTCGAcgtcccctccaacctcctcctcaaaaggTTCCGCGCGGGCGTCTACCTCCCTTCTCTCATCACAGCCTGGGGCGTGGTATGCTTGTCCATAGGGTTTGTCAAGTCCTATGCCGGGCTGATCGTCTGccggctgttgctggggttgtttgagggTGGGATTCTGGGAGGGGTGATCATTTACCTGGCCATGTTTTACAAGAGGCATGAGATGCTGTATCGGAGTGGGCTGTTTTACTGTGCGGCGCCGTTGAGTGGTGCttttggggggttgctggcggGGGCGTTGGGGAATATTGAGGTGGGGGGGTATAAGAGGTGGCCGTGGATCTTCTTTGGTGGGTTGAAAAAGTCTGACGATTTTGTGTACCTAGGTGGGAATGATACTGACGATGTGAACAGTCGAGggggcggcgacggtggtgtttgggatcgtttgcttcttcttcatgcCTGATACGCCGGCCGCGTCACGGTTTTTGACAAAAGAAGAACGGGACTGGGCactgaagaggatgaagatcGATGCGAGCGGCTCTACGGCTCTAGAGACAGTCGATGAGGAGAAGTTTGACTGGTTTTGGGTGTGGATGGCCATCAAGTCACCGCAAATGTGGTTC contains the following coding sequences:
- a CDS encoding uncharacterized protein (EggNog:ENOG503PI3C), producing MLIHLLGSPVTNIASLLHTLSSCRHSAKKMQKKLRDIQRDIKDELASWRLENPLARELVHSHSGKSTSERKFASLWKQLSLIKVSYDEWGVESCEFLMRTLDSLFLDPLPLRYGSRSLVQRREVLAQIKKAADMLAADRATYVLPIFIAQFVFIASISAAFWRVIGVFPQDGEWTNVEAYSIAMSAPFLYMVPAVFLSAIIGVSQTERSVVRVLNDLGEKLMKEEWVVERGVSSGTEGEKERAAVVSVGIAAGRGASPVTSDTERDESPGSEQLLLLTPRGQATTAEPTTNVSAEAVNRESVRIPVVVEKQPIFQRVCHGGIYGWRPEILTAQQIRQTWRHVVLALNLVIMSVVVASWISYRVPPEGFDCRNAGQAALLIMWLLSFVLDCVFAYYMDRWGHLESGKGYWYEAVFIKDFIVGWAAVVMILVVQVGIFNRCDCFSLWGKVPVALPQIPEVAAVLMHRISFEWPAVTFGWIAIELGICAVIWWTYRDAFSVYNQEDGGEEK
- a CDS encoding uncharacterized protein (COG:G; EggNog:ENOG503NYCA), with amino-acid sequence MAAEVDSALPAEDAIHTEKALGTHPHEENPRLDKILNRKFDLHILPWLFGIWLFSFIDRSNIGNARLAGLPEDLGIAGVGTQFNLALLVFYIPYILVDVPSNLLLKRFRAGVYLPSLITAWGVVCLSIGFVKSYAGLIVCRLLLGLFEGGILGGVIIYLAMFYKRHEMLYRSGLFYCAAPLSGAFGGLLAGALGNIEVGGYKRWPWIFFVEGAATVVFGIVCFFFMPDTPAASRFLTKEERDWALKRMKIDASGSTALETVDEEKFDWFWVWMAIKSPQMWFCAGVWFFLLVPLYSFSLFLPSIVAGMGYTSTTAQLFTVPPNMAGFVVVILTAHFSDKVKNRGGFIAAGTLVGIAGYVMLLVSEQNVVKYAGTFLIAMGVFQASPMLMGWVANNLAPHYVRAVGVGIVISIANCSAFIGTFIYLQRDAPKYALGHSISLGALVITLFLTGLQVAYLSWENRKRESGKRDVRLVEGSVHRLGHRHPAFRYTL
- a CDS encoding uncharacterized protein (COG:S; EggNog:ENOG503NV1N): MPPAFCPCLGPSPSQATSGGFHNANILIITWHSGINNDMHLTYLPTYLPTYSRTQLSSPIMARTTQIHRAQRDAAKIAPRTCVVQPTTPNPEKQQPYQYPGINVDLRHLLRHWTLEPGVDYYRVGCFEVSGAHSETQPIMVREVAMTLLMDRLTDKPGWHEKVFDDEIVAKWKQEALRAHEDDIWNSIITDQILQNLEEIRQVLASGDPDEIEGYPWHWAYHPQKPARQRIISEQAFDYCIAELRCKAVEFNKSGLIFTLNTNENMAIKSDSVVTDELREDLRVAFNKLVAEQGSNPDWHPRAQEMVQDLVHPSMHPFVYGKSPFFQDEVVGVEDAVEKWAGKGQVIEKPLTKPREEMSDFHDYNGQEYAFWSEKYQWLPANLAFQDDGTVRFTSYINNLHPTRHPEIYRTIERLIDTAIPAWERVLSGKATIGEPYIERRSSSYRNCGKKVVPVQQRFGPAPVFCSAYDNDAYEAQPDDLRPGLIREWEEKNGRPVPLDDNELYEVESWTGPDKWTSNPEQYEGLTLEEQKERLLLNYKWKEIRDVILPEPLGFQPVTYTTEHTLSEKFKETGLQVIVKMATIELTPEKPDFPVGGWHIEGMMSEHIVATALYYLDSENITTSSLEFRMKADEHPDLEDTIGQDNYRPNEVMFGCRFRNGEALQKLGNVETRQGRLLAFPNVFQHRVSPFSLQDRTKPGHRRFIALWLVDPHQRIISTANVPPQQLDWWAEAVFGDKDQVAKGELPSEVFQLLLEQGLADTISPPKEVLDKMNNRLPPELVNMVRKQRVMPQALMTREEAKEHRLKLMEERSTFHEEAESSWTGVQFNFCEH